A window from Xiphophorus maculatus strain JP 163 A chromosome 17, X_maculatus-5.0-male, whole genome shotgun sequence encodes these proteins:
- the LOC102230669 gene encoding rab GDP dissociation inhibitor beta-like: MNEEYDVIVLGTGLTECILSGIMSVKGKKVLHMDRNSYYGADSASITPLEDLYQRFHLPGTPPESMGKGRDWNVDLVPKFLMANGQLVRMLLITQVTRYLDFKVIEGSYVYKGGKIYKVPSTETEALASSLMGLFEKRRFRKFLVFVANFDENDPKTMEGVDPKKTTMRAIFQKFSLGQEVIDFTGHSLALYRTDEYLDQPCMDSINRIKLYSESLARYGKSPYLYPLYGLGELPQGFARLSAIFGGTYMLNKPIEEIVMENGKVVGVKSEGEIARCKQLICDPSYVMDRVKKVGQVIRVICILSHPIANTGDINSCQIIIPQNQVNRKHDIYVCMISFAHNVAAAGKYIAIASTTVETNEPEKEIKPAMDLLEPIEQKFVSISDLYEPTDMGTESQIFISRSYDATTHFETTCADIKDIYKRMTGSDFDFAEMERKKQDIFGDAAE; encoded by the exons ATGAATGAAGAGTACGACGTTATCGTCCTGGGCACCGGGCTTACG gaatGCATTTTATCAGGCATCATGTCAGTAAAGGGGAAGAAGGTTCTTCACATGGACCGCAACTCATACTACGGAGCTGATAGCGCTTCTATCACACCACTGGAAGAT CTCTACCAGCGTTTCCACCTGCCTGGCACCCCTCCAGAGTCGATGGGAAAGGGACGGGACTGGAATGTGGACCTTGTCCCAAAGTTCCTCATGGCTAATG GCCAGCTGGTCCGCATGCTGCTGATCACACAGGTGACTCGCTACCTGGATTTCAAGGTGATTGAAGGCAGTTATGTGTACAAGGGAGGGAAGATCTACAAAGTGCCCTCCACTGAGACTGAGGCCCTGGCATCCA GCCTCATGGGATTGTTTGAGAAGCGACGCTTCCGGAAGTTCTTGGTCTTTGTCGCCAACTTTGACGAGAACGACCCTAAAACCATGGAAGGCGTGGATCCCAAAAAGACCACCATGAGGGCCATTTTCCAGAAGTTTAGCTTGGGACAGGAAGTCATCGACTTCACCGGCCACTCCCTGGCACTCTATCGCACAGACGA GTACCTGGATCAACCCTGCATGGACTCGATAAACAGAATAAAGCTTTACAGCGAGTCTCTGGCCAGATATGGCAAGAGCCCATACCTCTATCCTCTGTACGGCCTGGGAGAGCTGCCGCAGGGCTTCGCCAG GTTGAGTGCCATCTTTGGTGGGACGTACATGTTGAACAAGCCCATAGAGGAGATCGTGATGGAGAACGGGAAGGTGGTGGGAGTCAAGTCTGAGGGAGAG ATTGCAAGGTGCAAACAGCTGATCTGCGACCCCAGCTACGTCATGGATCGTGTGAAGAAAGTTGGCCAGGTGATCAGAGTCATCTGCATCCTGAGTCATCCCATCGCCAACACCGGTGACATCAACTCTTGTCAGATCATCATCCCACAGAATCAGGTTAACAGGAAGCACG ACATCTACGTTTGTATGATCTCTTTTGCTCACAACGTGGCCGCAGCGGGTAAATACATCGCAATCGCCAGCACCACAGTGGAGACGAACGAACCCGAGAAAGAAATTAAGCCGGCCATGGACCTCCTGGAGCCCATCGAGCAGAAGTTTGTCAGCATCAGTGATCTGTATGAACCCACTGACATGGGCACTGAAAGCCAG ATCTTCATCTCCCGCTCTTATGATGCCACGACTCACTTCGAGACCACCTGTGCTGACATCAAGGATATCTACAAGCGAATGACTGGTTCAGACTTTGACTTTGCTGAAATGGAGCGCAAAAAGCAGGACATCTTTGGCGACGCCGCAGAGTAG
- the LOC102235420 gene encoding ankyrin repeat and SOCS box protein 13-like produces MEVTAARRSFLCDIGSWADRTVLHEAASQGRALQLKQLIESGASVNTVTTDNITPLHEACIQARPNCARLLLEAGAQVDIRTIHGSTPLCNACAAGSLECARLLLEYGASVNPSLTALTASPLHEACIQGNAEVVKLMITSGAKLEAFDVHFGPPLHIACVKGQVECVKVLLKAGANVNSVNFHETALHHAARSHIVDMIELLVEFGANVYASDNLGKKPFDYTMPASPSYACLQFYESNPLNLQQLCRIVLRRMLSTNASEVMDQLNISRRIYDYLQFSDNC; encoded by the exons ATGGAGGTGACTGCGGCGCGTCGCTCGTTTCTTTGCGACATTG GTTCCTGGGCAGACCGTACGGTGTTGCATGAAGCCGCGTCCCAGGGCCGGGCCCTCCAGTTGAAGCAGCTCATAGAGAGCGGAGCCTCTGTCAACACCGTGACCACGGATAACATCACACCGCTCCACGAAGCCTGCATTCAGGCCCGTCCCAACTGCGCCCGCCTCCTGCTGGAGGCCGGAGCTCAG GTAGACATCCGGACCATCCATGGCAGCACGCCTCTCTGCAACGCCTGTGCTGCTGGCAGCCTGGAGTGTGCCCGGCTGCTCTTAGAGTATGGTGCCTCAGTGAACCCATCGCTCACGGCTCTGACTGCATCTCCGCTCCATGAGGCCTGCATCCAGG GTAATGCTGAGGTGGTGAAGCTGATGATAACCAGCGGCGCCAAGCTGGAAGCCTTTGATGTCCACTTCGGTCCTCCGCTTCACATAGCGTGTGTTAAAGGTCAAGTGGAGTGTGTCAAGGTGCTGCTGAAAGCAG GTGCCAATGTGAATTCAGTGAATTTTCATGAGACGGCTTTGCACCACGCCGCTCGATCCCACATAGTGGACATGATCGAGCTGTTGGTGGAATTTGGAGCCAACGTGTACGCCAGTGACAACCTCGGAAAGAAGCCATTCGACTACACGATGCCGGCCTCTCCCTCTTACGCCTGCCTCCAGTTTTATGAAA GTAATCCTCTGAACCTTCAGCAGCTCTGCAGGATTGTGTTGAGGAGGATGCTGAGTACCAACGCCTCAGAGGTCATGGACCAGCTGAACATCTCTCGACGCATCTACGACTACCTCCAGTTCTCCGACAACTGCTGA
- the ankrd16 gene encoding ankyrin repeat domain-containing protein 16: MDEGGLKRLVKLTQEGRLTCLQKHIASWSSEATASIRGKHFGRSGDTLLHYAARHGHLDVMKFLVQQLGADVEVFNNDYKRPLHEAASMGHEECVDFLLQEGANVDSLKRADWTPLMMACTRKNLEVIKKLLSHGADPTLRNKDGWNSFHIACREGDPQVVELLLRAAPDVWRSESTTGRTPLHTAAMHGCEEVVSILLERCGYDPDSADSCGVTPFMDAVRNGHLPVVRLLIEKHQASPVAADVLGAQPVHQVAVTGQEEALRFLVLDLAVDVNQRATDIQLTALHYAAKEGHTAVIKTLVELGADLHARDKKGRTALHMACIGQHAEAVRTLLLLGLQDSEDGSGATAQQLAKKQNVLRMFERDTPKTHTGPS, translated from the exons ATGGATGAAGGTGGTTTAAAACGGCTTGTGAAGCTAACTCAGGAGGGACGGTTGACCTGTCTGCAGAAACACATCGCATCATGGAGCTCTGAAGCTACTGCTTCTATCAGAGGCAAACACTTTGGACGCTCAGGAGACACTCTGCTGCACTACGCAGCGAGACACGGACACTTGGACGTTATGAAGTTCCTAGTACAGCAGCTTGGCGCAGACGTGGAAGTGTTCAATAACGACTACAAGAGACCGCTGCATGAGGCTGCCTCCATGGGCCATGAGGAGTGTGTCGACTTCTTGCTCCAGGAAGGAGCTAACGTGGACAGCCTGAAGAGGGCAGACTG GACTCCCCTCATGATGGCGTGCACCAGAAAGAACCTGGAGGTGATAAAGAAGCTGCTGTCCCACGGCGCAGACCCCACACTGAGAAACAAGGACGGCTGGAACTCCTTCCACATCGCCTGCAGGGAGGGTGACCCTCAGGTCGTGGAGCTGCTGCTTCGAGCTGCACCAGACGTTTGGAGGAGTGAGAGCACGACGGGCAGAACACCGCTGCACACTGCAG CTATGCACGGCTGTGAGGAGGTGGTTAGCATCCTGCTGGAAAG ATGTGGCTACGATCCAGACAGCGCTGACAGCTGTGGAGTCACGCCATTCATGGATGCTGTCAGGAACGGACACCTCCCTGTGGTCAGGCTGCTCATAGAGAAACACCAG GCATCTCCAGTGGCTGCTGATGTTCTCGGGGCTCAGCCGGTGCACCAGGTGGCCGTCACTGGCCAGGAGGAGGCACTCCGTTTTCTGGTGCTGGACCTGGCTGTGGACGTAAACCAGAGAGCCACTGACATCCAACTCACTGCGCTGCATTATGCTGCAAAG GAGGGCCACACTGCCgtaattaaaacattagtgGAACTTGGAGCAGATCTTCACGCGCGGGACAAAAAAGGACGCACCG CTCTCCACATGGCCTGCATTGGGCAGCATGCAGAAGCAGTCCGGACGCTGCTGCTACTCGGACTGCAGGACTCTGAGGACGGATCCGGTGCAACAGCCCAGCAGCTGGCCAAGAAGCAGAATGTACTGCGAATGTTTGAGCGTGACAcgccaaaaacacacacagggccgtcgtga